The Micromonospora sp. NBC_00421 DNA window CCCGGCCGCTGCGGATGGACACCACGGTGCTCGACCCGGCACAGCTCGGCTACCTGCTGGCCAGCCGGGAGTGGACCGAGACGCGGGCGGCGCTGGTGGCCGGCGCACAGACCAGCCCACCGGCCACCCTCCGGGACGCGGTCCGGAGGGCCGAGACCATCCACACCGACATGTGGTTCCGACTGCGCAGGGAGCCCTGGCCGGAGGCGGTCCGGCCGGCGATGGAGCGGTTGCTCACCGAGATGGAGCAGGACGAACCGGCCTGGCGGGACGCCGACGGTGAGCCGGACCAGGGCCGACTGCTCCAGGTCGTCGCGCAGGCCGGGCAGCACCCGGACCCGGCCACCGAGCTGGCCGTACGCCAGGCCCTGGGGTTGCCCACCGCGCAGGGGGAGCCGATGCGGTGACCCGCACCTCAGTGCTCCGTCACCGCGCGGTACGCGTCCTCGATCCGGGCGGCGAGCAGCACCTCACCCTCGGTGAGCGGTTCCCCGTCCCCGTGCCCCACCCGGATCCGCGTCTCGGTGTCCCGCCGGCTGATGTCCGGCCGCAACCGCAGCGCGTCCGCGACGACCTTGACCCGTTCGGTGAGCGCCGCGTGCTGGGCGTCGTCCATCACCAGGGTGCGCCGGATCTGCTCACCGTCGCGGGTCCACCCGTGCAGGAGCGTGAGGGCGTCACTGAGATAGTCGTGCTTGGTTCGACTGGTGAACAGCGCGCGCATCACCGCACCTCCCAGGCGCCGTTGCCGGCTTGTGGCCAAATCGTCGCCGTCCCGTGTCCTCGTGGTGTCACCAGTCTGTCGACCTGACGGCGGTGTGTCCACGCCCACACTTCCGTCTCTTATTGGCCTACCGGTCGGCGACGGTACCCAAAACGACTATTGATCTGGCACGCTGGACGCCCGTGCAGACCGAACGGTGTAGCGGTAACGGACAGGCCGACCGGCGCGAGCCGAAGGTGGTCGTGGGCGCGGCGATCATCTCCGCCGGGCGGGTGCTCGCCTGCGCGCGTACCGCGCCGCCCGAGGTGGCCGGCATGTTCGAGTTCCCCGGCGGCAAGGTCGAGCCGGGCGAGAGCGAGACGGCGGCGCTGATCCGCGAGTGCGCCGAGGAGTTGGCCGTCCGGGTGGAGATCGGCGACCGGGTCGGCCGGGACGTCCGGATGGCCCACGGCCGGTCGGTGCTCAAGGTGTACGCGGCCCGCCTGCTGCACGGCGACCAGCCGCGCGCGCTGGAGCACTCCGCGATGCGCTGGCTCGCCGCCGGTGAGCTGCACAGCGTCACCTGGCTCCCCGCCGATGCCCCCATCGTCGCCGCCCTCCGCCCGCTGCTGGACTCCGACTGACCGGGCCGGACACCCGGCCGGAACGGGACGGGGGCCGACGGCTTCCGCCGTGGCCCCCGCCGCCTGTCGTGCCGCTTACCGCCTGTCGCGTGGCGTCAGTGCCTGTCACCCTCGCCCGAGGGCTTCTCGTCCTGCTTCGGGTGGGCGAAGTTGAGGTGCTCCGGCGGCAGCGGGAAGGTGAGGTCGTCGCCGAACGGCGACGGGGCCGCCGCCCGGTCGAAGGTCAACTCCGTCAGCGGGAGCCGGCCCCGGTCGTCGACCGCCGGCATGGTCGGGTGCGGGACCTCGCGGTGCCAGTTCACGCCCTGCTGCGCCTGGGCCTCCGCGCCCGGGTCGCCGGAGCCGCCGGCGTGCGAGTGGACCCCAGTCTGACGAGCGCCGCTGTGCACCGCGGACCCCTTTCCCGCGCTGTTCGCGGTGCTCTGGGGCGTCTCGCCCCGACGGAAGATCTTGCTACCGAGCCATACCAGGGGATCGTACCTGCGGTCGACGACCCGTTCCTTCATGGGGATGATCCCGTTGTCGGTGATCTTGATGTGCTCGGGGCAGACCTCGGTGCAGCACTTGGTGATGTTGCAGAAGCCGAGCCCCTGCTCCTGCTGCGCGTACTGCTTGCGGTCGGTCTTCGCGTCCAGCGGGTGCATGTCCAGCTCGGCGGCCCGGATGAAGAACCGGGGCCCGGAGAAAGCCGGCTTGTTCTCCTCGTGGTCGCGGATCACGTGACAGACGTTCTGGCACAGGAAACACTCGATGCACTTGCGGAACTCCTGCGAGCGCTCCACGTCGACCTGCTGCATCCGGTACTCGCCAGGGGCCAGGTCGGCCGGCGGGGCGAAGGCCGGCGTCTCCCGGGCCTTCTCGTAGTTGAACGAGACGTCCGTGACCAGGTCCCGGATCACCGGAAAGGTCCGCAGCGGGGTGACCGTGACGGTCTCGGTCTCCTCGAACGTCGACATCCGGGTCATGCAGCTCAGCCGCGGCTTACCGTTGATCTCCATCGAGCAGGAGCCGCACTTGCCCGCCTTGCAGTTCCACCGGCAGGCCAGATCAGGCGCGTCGGTGGCCTGGAGCCGGTGGATGACGTCGAGGACGACCTCGCCCTCGTTCACCTCGACCGAGTAGTCCTGGAGGTCACCGCCGGTCTCGTCGCCCCGCCAGATGCGGAACTCCCTCTTGCTTCCCATCAGTTGCTCGCCTCCTCGGTGAGGGCGTCGAAGTCGGCCAGCTCCTCGTCGGTCAGGTACTTGCCCAGCTCGGTACGGTCGAAGAGGCCGATCAGCTCGGCCCGCATCTTCGGTAGCGGCTTGTGCTCCAGGCGTACGGTGTCGCCGTCCAGCGCACAGACCAGGTTGACCCGACGCCACCTGGGGTCCATCGTCGGGAAGTCCTCCCGGGTGTGCCCGCCGCGCGACTCCTGCCGCTCCAGCGCCGCCTTCGCGGTGCACTCCGAGACGACGAGCATGTTGCGCAGGTCAAGCGCCAGGTGCCAGCCCGGGTTGTAGCGTCTGCCGCCGACCGCGCTCACCTTCGCCACCCGCTCCCGCAGCTCGGTCAACCGGCGCAGGGCGTCGACCAGCTCGCCCTCCCGCCGGATGATCCCGACCAGATCCCCCATCACCGCCTGGAGGTCCTGCTGGAGGGTGTACGGGTTCTCCCCGGTGTCCCGCTGCAACGGCGCCAGCGCCGTCTCCACGGCGGTCTCCACCGCGCCCACCGGCACCTTCGGCCGCGAGGCCAACTGATCGGTGTACGACGCCGCGTGCCCGCCCGCCCGCTTGCCGAAGACCAGCAGGTCGGACAGGGAGTTGCCACCCAACCGGTTGGAGCCGTGCATGCCACCGGAGACCTCACCGGCAGCGAACAGCCCGTGCACCGTGCCGTGCGCGGCCCCGGAGTCCGGGTCCACCTCGACGCCGCCCATCACGTAGTGACAGGTCGGCCCGACCTCCATCGGCTCGGCCGTGATGTCGACGTCGGCCAGCTCCTTGAACTGGTGGTACATCGACGGCAGCCGGCGCCGGATCTCCTCGGCCGAACGTCGGGAGGCGATGTCCAGGAAGACGCCACCGGCAGGCGTACCCCGACCGGCCTTGACCTCGCTGTTGATCGCGCGGGCGACCTCGTCGCGGGGAAGCAGCTCCGGCGGGCGTCGGTTGTTGTCCGGGTCGGTGTACCAGCGGTCCGCCTCCTCCTCGGTCTCCGCGTACTGCTTGCGGAAGACGTCGGGGACGTAGTCGAACATGAACCGCTTGCCGTCGGAGTTCTTCAGCACGCCGCCGTCGCCGCGTACCGACTCGGTGACCAGGATGCCCTTCACCGAGGGCGGCCAGACCATGCCGGTCGGGTGGAACTGGAGGAACTCCATGTTGATCAGCGTGGCCCCGGCCCGCAGGGCCAGCGCGTGCCCGTCCCCGGTGTACTCCCACGAGTTCGAGGTGACCTTGTAGGACCGGCCGACGCCGCCGGTGGCCAGCACCACCGCCGGGGCCTCGAAGAGGATGAACTCCCCGGACTCCCGGTAGTAGCCGAACGCGCCGGCGATCCTGTGGCCGTCCGTCCCGGCGCCGTCGAGCAGCAGCTCGGTGATGGTGGTCTCGGAGAAGACCTTGATCCGGGCCTCGTAGTCGCCGAGGTCGCGCTTGTCCTCCTGCTGCAGGGAGACGATCTTCTGCTGGAGGGTGCGGATCAGCTCCAGGCCGGTCCGGTCGCCGACGTGCGCCAACCGCGGGTACTCGTGCCCGCCGAAGTTGCGCTGGGAGATCTTCCCGTCCTTGGTCCGGTCGAAGAGCGCCCCGTACGTCTCCAGCTCCCAGATCCGCTGCGGCGACTCCTTCGCGTGCAGCTCGGCCATCCGGAAGTTGTTGAGGAACTTGCCGCCGCGCATGGTGTCGCGGAAGTGCACCTGCCAGTTGTCCCGGCTGTTCACGTTCCCCATCGCGGCTGCCGCGCCGCCCTCGGCCATCACGGTGTGCGCCTTGCCGAAGAGCGACTTGGAGATGATCGCGGTCTTCTTGCCGGCGAGCCGGGCCTCGATCGCCGCGCGCAGGCCGGCGCCGCCGGCTCCGATCACGACGACGTCGTAGTGGTGTCGTTCGATGCGAGTGGTAGTGGTCATGTCGGCGCGCCCTCTAGTTGATGAACCGCAGGTCGGTGAACCAGCCGGCGGCGATGGCCATCACGTAGAAGTCGGTGAAGGCCAGCGTGCCGAGGGTGATCCAGGCGAGCTGCATGTGCCGGGTGTTCAGCTTGGACACGAACGTCCAGGCCCGGTACCGCACCGGGTGCGCGGAGAAGTGCTTCAGCCGGCCGCCGATGATGTGCCGGCAGGAGTGGCAGGAGATCGTGTACGCCCAGAGCATCACCACGTTGACCAGCAGGATGATGTTGCCCAGCCCGAAGCCGAAACCCTCCGGGGAGTGGAAGGCCAGGACCGCGTCCCAGGTGTTGATCAGCGAGATGATCGCGGCGGCGTAGAAGAAGTAGCGGTGCAGGTTCTGCCCGAGCAGCGGGAACCGGGTCTCCCCGGAGTAGGACTTGTGCCCGTCCGGCACCGCACAGGCCGGCGGCGACAACCAGAACGACCGGTAGTACGCCTTGCGGTAGTAGTAGCAGGTGAGCCGGAACAGCAGCAGGAACGGCAGGGTCAGCGCCGCGTCCGGGATGATCCACCAGCCGGGCAGGAAGCTGCCGAAGTGCGAGGAGCCCTCGACACATCTGTCGGTCACACAGGGGGAGTAGAACGGGGTCAGGTAGTGGTACTGGTCCACCCAGTACCACTTGTGCATGAACACCCGGACGGTCGCGTACGCCACCCAGGCGCTGAGCCCGACGACGGTGATCAGGGGGGCGAACCACCAGCGGTCGGTTCGCAACGTCTTCGCCGCGATGGCGGCGCGCGCCCGCGCACCCCGCGGCTTCGTTGCCGTTGATGTCATTCGAGTCGTCTTCCTGACGGGACGGGCCCTCGCGGGCGGCGGTTCACGTTCCGTGCGGTCAGCGGACCGGCCGGACCGTGTCCACTGCCACGTCTTGCGGCACGCAGGCGACCGCGCCGGGACATCGGCGCAGCTAAGTGACACACGTTACGCCGATCATCACGGTCGGGCCGCGCAACGCAGTGTCCCGTGTGTCCCGCACCTTGGAAAGACCCGAGCCATGATCGTTTTACCGTCGGCCGTCGGCCGTCGGCCGTCGTGGCGTTGCCGGCGGGCTGCGCGGCAGGTCGGCGTGCGGTGTGTGGCGGTGCGGTGTGTGGCGGTGCGCTGCTGGGCCTGCTTCGGCGCAGACGCGTGGGCGGCGACCGGTCAGCCGGACGCGCCGCCTGTGAAGTTCCACGAGGCCAGCCGCAGCGGCGGCCCCTCCCACCAGCCGCCGTCGATCCGGTCCGGCTGACGGACCGGCCGCCGGCCGAGGCCGAGCACCGCACCGGGCCCCAACGCCCGGGGGTACGCCTCGGTGAAGCGGAGGTTCCGTACCGCCCGCACCGGCACGCCGTCCTCCACCAGCCACACCCCGTTGCGGGTCAACCCGGTGATCACCAGGCTCTTCGGGTCGAGTACCCGGGTGTACCAGAAGTCGCTGACCAGCAGCCCCCGGGCCATCGGTGCGACAAGTGCGGCGGTGTCCGCATCCACCACCGCCCCCGCCACCGGGCCGTCGGCCGCCGGGCCACCCGCCACCGGGCCGACGGTCGGGACCGGACCGGTCGCCGCGTCGTCCGCCCCGGTGTGGCCGAGCAGGCGCAGGTTGCGCGGGACCGGGCCGAAGGTGGACCCGCCGGGCGTCCCGTGACCGGTCGACGTGGTGCCCGCCCCGGCGGCGCTGCGCCGGTCGTGGGCCACCCCGCGGGTGGTGCCCGCCTCGACCAGGGTGAGCGCCCGGCGCGGGGTGCCCTCCAGGTCGAACGGCATCTCGCCGCCGTACGTCGGGTCGTCGACCAGGGTCACCGCCGGGTCGAACTGGGCGGCGCCGGGGCTGGCGAACGACTGGCGTTCGGTGTGCCGCTTGCCGTTGAAGCCGTACCAGGCGAGATTCTGCAGCAGGTCGGCCACGGCGGCCGGTTCGAGGACCACCTCGTACCGGCCCGGGGGCAGCTCGACCGGGTCGGCGGCGGCCCGTGCCTTGGCCGCCGCCCGCGCGCCGAGGGCCGCGCCGTCCAGCCCGTCGAGGCGACCGGCGCAGAGCCGGGCCACCCCGTCCGCGCCACCGGACCGGGCGATGCCGTCCATCGCCGCCTCGGTGGTCCGCCCCTGCGCCGACTGGCCGGCCGAGTTGACGAACGCCCCCGACCGGTAGGAGGTGCGGCAGTAACCGGCCGCCTCCAACCCGCCCACCGCGTCGACGAAGGCGCGGACCCGGTCGGCGCGGGCCGCCGGCTCGGCATAGGCGGTGGCCTCGTCGAGCAGGCCGTTGGAGTGCACCGACGAGGGTGGGGTCAGCCCCGGCCAGGCCGGGTCGGGCGGGCAGAGCCGGGCTGCGGTGAGGGTGCGCCCGACCAGGGCCCGCAACCCGTCCGGGTCGACCAGGCTGCCGCCACCGGCGGCCGTCCGGCCGTCGAGGTGCACCCGCAGCCGGACGCTCACCCCCGACTCGGCGACGTTCTGGTGGATGAAGGAGTTGGCGAACCGGGTCAGCGCCAGGTCGTGCCGGACGACGGTGACCTCGGCCTCGGCGGCCGGTCCGGCCACCTCGCGGACCAGCTCCACCACCCGGGCGGCGACGTCCAGCTCGGTCGCCCCGGCGTCCCGCAGGCCGGTCATGCGCGCACCCCCACCCGGACGTTGCGGAACCGGGCCGGTGCCGCCGGATGACCTGTGTGCCCGATCTGGCCGGGCTGGCCCTTGCCGCAGTTCGGGGTGCCCCACGGCACGGTCTCGGAGGAGAGCATGTCCATCGACCGCCAGAACAGCGGCCCGATGCCGGTGTAGGTGGGGTTGCGCAGCATCCGGCCGCGTCGGCCGTTGCGCACCTCCCAGCCGATCTCGCAGCCGAACTGGAAGTTGAGCCGCCGGTCGTCGATCGACCAGGATCGGTTGATGTCCATCAGCACCCCGTCGTCGGTGGCCGCGATGATCTCGTCGAGGGTGTGCGGGCCGGGTTCCAGGCCCACGTTGGTCATCCGCACCATCGGCAGCCGGGCCCACCCGTCGGCCCGTACGCTGCCGCCGTGGTCCAGGCCGGCGACGGCGGCCGAGTCCCGGCCGGCGAGCACGCCTACCCAGCGGCCCTCGCGTACCGCGTCGCGTCTGACCGCCGGGGAGCCCTCGTCGTCGAAGCCGAAGCTGCCCAGAGCGCCGGGGATCGTCGGGTCGATGGTGACGTTCATCAGCTCGGAGCCGTAGCGCAGCGAGCCGAGCTGGGCCAGGTCGAGCCAGGAGGTGCCGGCGAAGGCGGCCTCCCAGCCGAGGATCCGGTCCAGCTCGATGGCGTGCCCGACCGACTCGTGGATCTGCAGGGCGAGCTGCTCGCCGCCGAGGATCAGGTCGGTCTCGCCGGCCGGGCACTCGGGCGCGGTGAGCAGCGCCCGCGACTCGTCGGCGATCCGGGCGGCGTGCCCGGCCAGGTCCAGCGACTCGACAAGCTCCCACCCGGTGGTGCCGTACTGACCCCGGTAGCTCGGCCAGGAGCGGCGCTGGGTCTCGTGCTCGCCGATCGAGGTGGCCGAGATGCCGCCGCCGCACTCGCGGATGTGCTGGTCGATGCGGTGCCCCTCGCTGGAGACGAACCACTTGCGGGTGTCCCAGATCTGGTAGAGCCCCTCGGCCAGGTCGGCCCCCTGGTCGCGGGCCGTCCCGGTGGCCCGGACCAGCAGGTCGCCCTTGTCGGACAGCGCCACGCCGAGCGGGTCGACCGCGCACCCGGAGGCCCAGCTCGCCACCGCCGGCTCGGCCGGGGTCAGCGTGATCGGGGGGCCGGGCACCCGGGCGCTCGCGGCAGCCACCGCCGCCGCCCGCCGCCCGGCTTCGCGCGCCGCCGCGTCGGACAGCTCGGGTACGGCGTGGAAGCCCCACCCCGACCCCACCAGCGCGCGTACGCCCAGGCCGATGCTCTCGTGCTGGGTCAGCTCCTCGATGTCGCCGTTGCGGGCGGACATCGACTCGTAGCGCAGGTGCATCACCCGGGCGTCGGCATACCGGGCGCCCGCGTCGAGGGCGGCCTGCACGGCGGCGGCTGCGGCGTCGAACTCGGTCATGGACCGACAGTAGGCGAGCCCACCGACATCCGTCAGGGCAGTAGCTCCTCGGGACGGATGCTCACCCGGACCGGCTCGGTGAGGTCGAGCGTCTCCCCGACCTTGGCGACCGTCTGCTCCAGGTAGTGCCGACCGTGTCGCCGGTAGAGGTGCAGGTTGCCGTTCTGCTGCTCGATCAGCAGGTACCACTCGATCCCGGCGGCGGCGTAGTAGTGCATCTTGAGGACCTTGTCGGTCGCCGCGTTGCCGGGCGAGATGATCTCGCAGACCAGACGGACGTCGTGTGCCTCGATGTAGACCTCGTCGAAGTCGATCTCGCCGGTGACGACGAGATCGGGAATGGTGATCCGGCCCGGCTTGAGGCGGACGTTGACC harbors:
- a CDS encoding TldD/PmbA family protein, with amino-acid sequence MTGLRDAGATELDVAARVVELVREVAGPAAEAEVTVVRHDLALTRFANSFIHQNVAESGVSVRLRVHLDGRTAAGGGSLVDPDGLRALVGRTLTAARLCPPDPAWPGLTPPSSVHSNGLLDEATAYAEPAARADRVRAFVDAVGGLEAAGYCRTSYRSGAFVNSAGQSAQGRTTEAAMDGIARSGGADGVARLCAGRLDGLDGAALGARAAAKARAAADPVELPPGRYEVVLEPAAVADLLQNLAWYGFNGKRHTERQSFASPGAAQFDPAVTLVDDPTYGGEMPFDLEGTPRRALTLVEAGTTRGVAHDRRSAAGAGTTSTGHGTPGGSTFGPVPRNLRLLGHTGADDAATGPVPTVGPVAGGPAADGPVAGAVVDADTAALVAPMARGLLVSDFWYTRVLDPKSLVITGLTRNGVWLVEDGVPVRAVRNLRFTEAYPRALGPGAVLGLGRRPVRQPDRIDGGWWEGPPLRLASWNFTGGASG
- a CDS encoding TldD/PmbA family protein; this translates as MTEFDAAAAAVQAALDAGARYADARVMHLRYESMSARNGDIEELTQHESIGLGVRALVGSGWGFHAVPELSDAAAREAGRRAAAVAAASARVPGPPITLTPAEPAVASWASGCAVDPLGVALSDKGDLLVRATGTARDQGADLAEGLYQIWDTRKWFVSSEGHRIDQHIRECGGGISATSIGEHETQRRSWPSYRGQYGTTGWELVESLDLAGHAARIADESRALLTAPECPAGETDLILGGEQLALQIHESVGHAIELDRILGWEAAFAGTSWLDLAQLGSLRYGSELMNVTIDPTIPGALGSFGFDDEGSPAVRRDAVREGRWVGVLAGRDSAAVAGLDHGGSVRADGWARLPMVRMTNVGLEPGPHTLDEIIAATDDGVLMDINRSWSIDDRRLNFQFGCEIGWEVRNGRRGRMLRNPTYTGIGPLFWRSMDMLSSETVPWGTPNCGKGQPGQIGHTGHPAAPARFRNVRVGVRA
- a CDS encoding fumarate reductase/succinate dehydrogenase flavoprotein subunit, coding for MTTTTRIERHHYDVVVIGAGGAGLRAAIEARLAGKKTAIISKSLFGKAHTVMAEGGAAAAMGNVNSRDNWQVHFRDTMRGGKFLNNFRMAELHAKESPQRIWELETYGALFDRTKDGKISQRNFGGHEYPRLAHVGDRTGLELIRTLQQKIVSLQQEDKRDLGDYEARIKVFSETTITELLLDGAGTDGHRIAGAFGYYRESGEFILFEAPAVVLATGGVGRSYKVTSNSWEYTGDGHALALRAGATLINMEFLQFHPTGMVWPPSVKGILVTESVRGDGGVLKNSDGKRFMFDYVPDVFRKQYAETEEEADRWYTDPDNNRRPPELLPRDEVARAINSEVKAGRGTPAGGVFLDIASRRSAEEIRRRLPSMYHQFKELADVDITAEPMEVGPTCHYVMGGVEVDPDSGAAHGTVHGLFAAGEVSGGMHGSNRLGGNSLSDLLVFGKRAGGHAASYTDQLASRPKVPVGAVETAVETALAPLQRDTGENPYTLQQDLQAVMGDLVGIIRREGELVDALRRLTELRERVAKVSAVGGRRYNPGWHLALDLRNMLVVSECTAKAALERQESRGGHTREDFPTMDPRWRRVNLVCALDGDTVRLEHKPLPKMRAELIGLFDRTELGKYLTDEELADFDALTEEASN
- a CDS encoding succinate dehydrogenase/fumarate reductase iron-sulfur subunit, yielding MGSKREFRIWRGDETGGDLQDYSVEVNEGEVVLDVIHRLQATDAPDLACRWNCKAGKCGSCSMEINGKPRLSCMTRMSTFEETETVTVTPLRTFPVIRDLVTDVSFNYEKARETPAFAPPADLAPGEYRMQQVDVERSQEFRKCIECFLCQNVCHVIRDHEENKPAFSGPRFFIRAAELDMHPLDAKTDRKQYAQQEQGLGFCNITKCCTEVCPEHIKITDNGIIPMKERVVDRRYDPLVWLGSKIFRRGETPQSTANSAGKGSAVHSGARQTGVHSHAGGSGDPGAEAQAQQGVNWHREVPHPTMPAVDDRGRLPLTELTFDRAAAPSPFGDDLTFPLPPEHLNFAHPKQDEKPSGEGDRH
- a CDS encoding Uma2 family endonuclease, producing MTAAVFGHDGPWTEEEYLTLGKTSQRVELFDGSLHVTPAPTPRHQNISGELRAALRQPARSAHLRVLEAVNVRLKPGRITIPDLVVTGEIDFDEVYIEAHDVRLVCEIISPGNAATDKVLKMHYYAAAGIEWYLLIEQQNGNLHLYRRHGRHYLEQTVAKVGETLDLTEPVRVSIRPEELLP
- a CDS encoding (deoxy)nucleoside triphosphate pyrophosphohydrolase, producing MQTERCSGNGQADRREPKVVVGAAIISAGRVLACARTAPPEVAGMFEFPGGKVEPGESETAALIRECAEELAVRVEIGDRVGRDVRMAHGRSVLKVYAARLLHGDQPRALEHSAMRWLAAGELHSVTWLPADAPIVAALRPLLDSD
- a CDS encoding 4a-hydroxytetrahydrobiopterin dehydratase, with translation MRALFTSRTKHDYLSDALTLLHGWTRDGEQIRRTLVMDDAQHAALTERVKVVADALRLRPDISRRDTETRIRVGHGDGEPLTEGEVLLAARIEDAYRAVTEH